In the Glycine max cultivar Williams 82 chromosome 6, Glycine_max_v4.0, whole genome shotgun sequence genome, aaattattagctTAAGACCCACAAGGCTTGaagaatgaaaattctaagattCTACAATTATTAGCTTTATATTTCTTCACTGCCAACAGCCGACAGTAATTGTCCTCGCTTTCAGATTCTGCAATAGCAATGACTTCTAACACCACTAtccaaaaacatttaaaattacttggttgaaacatataaaaaatactaaaagtaaaaaatcttaaaagtttaggcacaaaaatataatttattattattttttgcaaatgttttatcttatttttctaCAAAGACTAGCTAAGACCAAACACAACCAAATTTAcataaactttaaatatttttaataataatgataataatataattaaatataaatgagtCTCGTCTTGAAtgcctaaaaataaaaataaaaacgcgTTAGCATTAATATCTATTGTCTTCACTAGAAAAAACCGGGCAATGGaaaaaacaaagaggaaaaaacCGAACAATAAAAACGCGTTAGCATTAATAATGTTCATGCTAGCTTTACAACAAAGAGGAAAACTTAGTCCAACTTGACAGTTCTGCGAGCGAATTGAAAATTGACATTAACTTCTAAGGGATGTGTGGAAAATAAAGTCTTACTATTTAGCTTATAAATTGAATTTAcgataaaatatctttttaacttctaataaatatttaaattctatatttttttatttttactctttggtaaaagaaaagctttattttttggtgttttgacactttttttagtctttaataaattaataaatattatattttttcctaataatttttagttaaaatatatctgtgatccttaataaatatttaatttttttattctttgataattttatatttaccttgagtatcaaataaaataataattttatttttacttattgatatttttaaatttctaataaatgaattttattcgtTCTCAGATATTTCCTTCATATCTAAATTTaagctacaaaaaaaaaattagacttaaatataatcaaatattaaatagcttttatattatatttaataataatatttttattttgtctttcatttaataaaattttatctctTGTAATAACCAGgctaattttagaaaaaaaattgaattaaatattactaattgaatttcttctttcatACATTTGCCAGCAGTTAAGTTTACTTATATTTATGTTAGGGTAATAtatcttttatcatttgttattaatttttttcaaaaacattaataacaaatgaattttttttatcatacaatacataaaaaattttgaatttttaaagttGAATTTTACAATATTCTACACGAGCAAGAAGAATAGGAAATCATGGTCTTAGAATATTTATCTTTCTTAAATAGACTAATAATGTCATTCCGATAATTATTACTTTTGACTTTATCTTTCTATTCTCTGAACTTTCTTTCATAACTTTAATTGATGATAATGAATCTTGTAGCATGTGCAATGGGCCTATGTGGCAAGTTACACATTGAATAAGTGACGCGGTTTATGCGGATCCCACATATGGCAAAGAGGGGAAAACTCCACTAGCTGACTTGACTTAATAATCTCTATCTATTATACAAGCAAGGCCCGGACTATCGGAGCTCTGTCCTTTTGCCACCTGTCCCACTTCCGAACCCTATCATGTTGACACCTATCTAATTATAGGCCTTCTTTTATGCTTCTTCTTTGCTCATTGTCGTGTTTTATGCTTCTTCTTTGCTCATTGTCGTGTGTTGCCACCTGTCCAATAATAAACCCTCTTTTATGCTTCTTTGCTCTTCAGTCCATGTGTTGCCACCTGTCTAATAAAAAACCCTATTTTATGCTTCTTTACTCATTGCTCACTTCAGTCCACGTGTCCTGCCCCTTTGTTTATGTTCATCCTGGCCATTTTTGCTTCTTCCCTTTTCCGCTTTCCATTTTTTTGCCCGTACCTATAGCTGTCCTGTCGGGgtttttttctcatttcttcttttcccATTTCCCAATATTGTCATTGTTTTGTCATTCTCATCCCGTACCTCCACCTCTCCTGTCCTCACTCCGTTCACTATTTCTCTCCTTTGGGCTTGCTTTCTTAACTTTTGGTTTGTGTTGcatttgcttattttttttccagttaTGTGTTCATTGTCTGTTCACCTTTTTCGGTTTCCTTTGGACTGAAGTGCTGAAAACATGCGTGAGCTTTGCCTGATTCTGATTTACATTGCTATTGTTTATGTCTTTCTGTTCGTTTTGATGCCTACAACTGTttctattttgttcttttttttacacGTTTGTATGTGGTTCGTTTTGGCCTTTATGTTCATTTGCTTGCATGTGTTAAAAAACATTCACCtttgtctttgttttttatgtgtatTGCTTTGGActcttcattttcattcatgTTTAAAGCTTTACCTTTGTAGTTGgttttttttgtgtatatttgctttgtactgaaaaaaaaaacttgagctTTGTCTCATTTTGATTCTCATTTAGTTTGGTTGTATTTGGTTGTATATTGCTTTGGACTGAAAACAAATGTTgtctcattttgattttcatttggTTTGGTTGTATATTGCTTTGGACTAAAAACAAATGTGACCTTTGTCTGATTGTCACTCTCATTTTCTTTAGTACTGTTTAACTTCTTCTATATCCAGCTCTGGAACTGTCATTTGGTTCTTCTTTTTCCAGGTTTGTATTTGGTTTTTGTGTTTCTGTccattttcattcatgtgtaaaaatcttttattacctttgtatttgatttttttttatttcctctatttttgtcCATCCTTCTTTTCTGTTACCCTTTACCTTTTTGTTGGGCTTTACTGACGTGTGTtgctattttcttctcttatatgCAAGTTTCTATTTTCGTCCAACTTTTTTTCCCGGATTGCTCCTGTTTGCCActgtttgaaaaataaaaaaggtttgCTAATGTCTGCTGTTGTTTTGTTCTAACCACGTTTTGAGTTATGCATTTCTGTTTGCCGCGGTTTTTTGCAATAACAAAAAGATTTTCAATGTTGGTATTGTTCCAACTATTTTCTCCTGTTCAATGTGATTCCTATTTTCTTTgtatttgtctctctttttgtcATTCCCAGTGGTCTTTATTATCCGTGTTGTAGCCATGTCTCAGAAAGAAAATCTGATATCTGAGTTACACACCAGAAAAGGAACATGGAAAATAGTTGTCCGTATCACTGATCTTTGGCAAGctcaaaagcaaaatagtaaacAAATAATTGAGATGGTGTTGATGGACCAAACGGTTATTGTTGTGTTCTTTCTGATTGTTGTTATTACTCATTTGTATTGTATGTCATGTCACTTCATTTTATGGTTTAAGTGTTTCAGGGTTCAAAAATTGGGGCTACTCTCTGGCAAGAACTGTTCACTGAATTACAGGACAAGTTACAGTGTGGTTCTTTGTATTTGATTCAAAACCTGAGGATTGTTGACAACCAATCTGAATACAGAGTCACCCCAGTtccatattttgtttatttcctAAAAACTACATCTGTCAAGGAAATCCACCGTCCAGAAATTCCTTCTAATATTTATCTCATTACTCCTTTTACTGATATAATCTCTGGCCTCGCACCCCGCCATACTTTAGTGGGTCagtttgtttagtttttttgtttaaccaacAATTTGATATGCATATTTGTTTCAGACTAACATTTGTCTTGCCTAGCCATCTTTGACAAGATATTGTTGGTGTGGTTGCTGATCTGATCGATGTTAAGACAGTTAATCCCCCTCACAGGATGACAATCGGGCTTAGGGATAACAGGTATTCAAATCTCCCAatttaacacacacacacacacacacacacacacacacacacacacacacacacacacacacacatatatatatatatatatatatatatatatatatatatatatgttctcaCACTAACCAAATCAGACCATTCCAGTTTgtccttattattttatatgatgatATATGATGAATAGGTTAGCAACAACTAACATACTGATTGTGATTGTTTGGTCATAGTAACTGTGACATTCTAATAACTGTTTGGGAGGACTATGCTATTCAGCTACATGATGCTATTGACAAAAACCTTCTGCTTCAAGAACCATTGGTTGTTATGTTGACCCTAGGTAAAATCAAGGATGCTATAGGTGGTTCTGGTGTTGGTTAGTCTTTATTATGTAGATTTATTCACTTTGGgtgataaatatgtatgttgttgatgatattgatgGATATCATTCTAGACAAGTATCCCCTGAGCGtgcaaaatatcaaatttggatCTAAATTGTATGTCAACGCTGACATTACAGAGATACACCAATTTCGTCAAAGGTTTGtcattaaatttacatttttacaGTGTTGGAATACTACAATGTTCATGTTTTTCAGtttctttgcattttttatACGCTTTAATGGTcggattctaattttttatattgtcgtCCATTCAGTTTGTCTGTCCCATTTTATTCTGGTGGGATAATCCATGATAAAGATGGTTCTCAGTCCCAATCTAGCCAGAGTAATGTGGTAGAAAATTTTTTGCAGAATGCTCAGGTAGTCAGTATAGGTGAAATCAACAATCTCAAACAGATTAATAATTGAACAATGCTTTCGTTAATATGAGCTTTACcacatgtttttttcttcatctattATTTACCATGTTACAGGATTGTTACTGCTTAACTGTTGGAACAGTTGACGAAATCATCATTGATGCTCCATGGAGTTATGACAGTTGTCCTAACTGTACAACCACATTTGATCCATCAAAAGGTGGCCCAGCTTGTCGTTCTTGCCATACCAGTGTGATCGATACAGTTCCACAGTTAGCCATGATCATTTTTTGTACTAATTATTTACTTACACGCTTTCCTGTTTTAGCAAATTTCCCTTAAACTTCTATGGATGTCAaggtataaattaaattttaggatGGAGCATAATAGGGACAAAGGAAACTTCCTTCTCTGGGATGCAACATGTATCAAGCTATTTGGTAAGACTGCTGGAGAATGTCGAGATGAGTTGATAGCGGTATGTTCTACACAATACAATCATAGATTAAATAATGATTCTGTGATTTGTCATTGATACCATTTACTTCACCTGTCTAGGCTAGGGATGATATTAAGGTGTTTCCAACGTGTGTTGATGAAATCCTGTCCAAAACTTAGGCTGTCAGATTTAAGTTTCGTTCACAATTACGCCAATCATCTGTGTTGGATGTGAGTGAAGAACTCCATCATATTCAATCATTGATAGCCACCCTTGGGTTGAAGGTAATAACTAAATAAGTTTATCACAATATAAGGTCAACAACAATAAATGGTGTTTCTCCtgtgttaatatttttcatgcATGAACAATCAAGTAAGGGAAAAGCAATAGCTGTTGAGCCAGAAAGTTCACCACCAATTTTTGTTCCCACGGTGGGTCTTTTGTTTCAATATTGCATGATGCCAAATATTTAGTTATGATAttgttcttaatatatatattgctaAATGTGTTCACAGCCATCGTTGTCACAGTCTTCTGATTACGATCCCGGAAACTCCACCTGTTTAACTCCAACCAAAAGGATTAATTGTCAGCAAACCAGTTCTAATTTTGATTCTGATGAGCATACATAGTATCAGTTATCAACTAACAAACATATCAAAGCTAAGTAATTAGGGCTTCCACAATCTTGTGGATTCGGCTTCTATGTTTTGTTTAACATCAATTTGATCGTATTGAATTTGCTAACTGAGTACATATGACAATATATTTTGTGcggtccaccatcattttataGCAAATGATGTATAAACAAtctaatatcaaatatatatgataatatttaattaaagttttacTTTTCATTGGTATTCATCCGTCTCATACTCTTTACTATCACGAAtaccattacaattattaaaTCAATAACATATAACCATATCAATTAACTATTCAAATTGCCATACGATAACATATAAATCGATTCGGTTTGCTTTGTTTGCATGTTACTAAGTCAAGTTCTATTGTATGACGAACAAAATACTTGGTTTCATGAAATATCCTCCTGTCATATttactgttttattatatattcaataTTCAAATGTTGGGATATATCCAAATATTAGCTTATGTCATTtaatggtttaattttttttattcttatattcatatttatttatgtttttatatataattatatataacaggGAAGGCATAACACTTATAGTAGTGTTTCGTTCCTTTTTCAAGTATATAACAGGGAAGCAAAAATGTTAATGCACGGTTATACGTTTTACAAACAATTCtttgttttttgctttcatATATGTTGGCATATTACACTGGaatcaatattattatatatttatgtatggttttaaattttaattcaattagtattagtattagtattaatattattattattattttaataattataatgaataataaataataaataataataattatattataataatattttttaaaaataactcatGCTTAACGTATCCCAGACttccaaaatttattattattcatatattattattcatatataCAATATACAATACACGGACAATAATAGCATTAATATACGTCTATTGTTCTCTGATTTTTTtcaatacttattattattattattttgttactaACCTCATTATCTGCAAATGCAGTTAATGTGTACAGCTATAAAAACATATGGTATGATTGTTCTATGTTTTATAGGCGGCTATTTTTTGGGATGCCACGCTCAATGCATTTAATGAAGCAAATATAAATACACCTTTACTAGCAACACTAACTAAGCTTCATTCGTTAGCTGAATTCACCAACTCTATAAACTTATTCCCCTCATTCGACGGCCTTTGTCAATCCCCATTGATGTCgatcaatcaatatcaatatcaatattacTGGTATCAAAACAATTGTTAAAAAACTTTTGTTACTTCCAATTCATCTGGCAATGCaccatttattttccaacatttTGTTTCCTCcctcataaaaaattacatgtttacGACTTCAATAAGAAAGACGATGATCATAAATGTTCAGACAACAGAGAATTTGTAAACCTAACATTTTAGAGCAGCAAACTATTCATACTACACTAAACCATTGAGTATGAAATTTAATGCGTGTTTGAATACAaatttttctattgttttatGTTGTTCTTCTTTTGCTATTGCAAATACATATCCTTTACTCGCTCATGCAAATGCAAATAACTATAATGTTGGTATCATTTTAAAGTCAACCTACTACAACAATTTATTTAACTTAGTTTCAACGTTTGATTTTGGTGTTGTTTGGCAATTATAAGCCAGTTGTTGCAGAAATTGAACTACTCATGGACAAATATGTTGAACGAAAGAAGCGTAGGAAAACTATTTTACAACAACGAAAAAGACAACATTCAGCTACTAATGGTAATACTTAATAcaaatttgtaatttgtaatttgtaattcatttatacattattattcttcatatcatattaatattataatatacttACAAAAACTATTGTTATAGACAACTTGCAGTGTATCTCACAATGTAGTCCAACCATTAACCATGATAATAACCCCGCTACAAGCTTCCAATGTACACCACCATCACACAGGACTTTATCTATAAATGATTCTGAACATTGCTCAAAAAGACATACAGTCAATTTTTCTTCCATCTAGAAAAATTTGATGTCATCTTATGACAatcaaaaaaatagaacaacTGCTTCTACTTCCACATGCCAAGCTAGTAATCGTTATTCCAATATGACACAGTCTCACATTGATATaggtaatttttattgttatgctATTATCAGATATATCTACATatacacattttatttattattacgtccttttcaaatttaattctgCAGTCAACTTATATATAAGATGCCAAATTGTCTGTTTATTATGCAGATAAACATCAGACAACAACTAACACTACACAGGATAATTAATTTGTCACCCATGACAGCTCACGTTCCACCGATAATGATGTAAATATGACACAGGAAAACATCAATATAGATATTTAGCAACTTATTTAACACAATTTCAACGTTTGATTTTAGTGTTGTTTGGCAATTATAAGGCAGTTGTTGCAGAAATCAAACTACTCATGGACAAATATACTGAAAGAAGGAAGCGTAGGAAAACTATTTTACATCAACGAAAAAGACAACGTTCAGCTACTAATGGTAATACTTAATAcaaatttgtaatttgtaatttgtaattcaTTTATACATTACTATTTTtcatatcatattaatattatattatacttaCAAAAACTATTGTTATAGACAACTTGCAGTGTATCTCACAATGTAGTCCAACCATTAACCATAATAATAACCCCGCTACAAGCTTCCAATGTACACCACCATCACACAGGACTTTATCTATAAATGATTATGGACATTGCTCAAAAAGATATACAGTCAATGTTTCTTCCATCTAGAGAAATTTGATGTCATCATATGACAATCAAAAGAATAGAACAACTGCTTCTACATCCACATGCCAAATCAGTAATCCTTATTCCAATATGACACAGTCAGACAttcatacatgtaatttttattgttatgctATTATCAAATATCTACATgcacacattttatttattattacatccttttcatattttcttctaCAGTCAACTATATATAGAATGCCAAATTGCCTGTTTATTATGCAGATGAACATTAGACACCAACTAACACTACACAGGATGATCAATTTGTCAGCGATGACAGCTCAGATTCCACCAATAATGATGTAAATATGACACAGGAAAACATTAATATAGGTATTTAtccattatttatatttatttatattttgtttcttccatcatcaaataaataaattgaatattttcgGCTGATGTGTGTTATAccatatcaatatatatatatatatatatatatatatatatatatatatatatatatatatatatatatatatatatatatatatatatatataaaatactcaTTAAATGACCCAACAATAGATGATCTTGATGATTATGATGAACAGACCTTTCTATCTACCTCATATGCATACCAAAATACAGGTTTGAACTTTCAACTATAAAATGTATTCAAATGTGtttgatatatttaattattattcatacCTTATTTATAGGTGGTACTTACATTGATATTGGAGATCCTGTATGGGAATGCCCACATTGTAAAGCTATGATGTGGTATGATGAGaggataaataaatacaaacaaaCGAACAAACCAAGGTTTGTCTTTGTTGCATGAACCACCCCATCCATTGAATCACTTACTTTTCAATAACCAGGATCCTAAAACTAAGAATTTCCAGCAATACATACGAACATATAATCTAATGTTTGCCTTCACATCTCCTGGTATCAAATTTGACAGATCTTATAACACTGAAAAAGGACCTCCAACTTTCCGTATACATGGACAAACGCATCATCTTATTGGAAGCCTCCTCCCTATTCCTAATAACCCACCTAAGTTTGCAcaactatatatttatgatacagACAATGAGATCATCAATAGACTTTCACAAAACCCGTTAGTATTCATACTTATGTCAcacatataaaaatttacatattcaAATAGATGTTTATACTGTTCtggctaattttttatttacaggaTGCACGATATACTTGATGAACAGATTATCATTGCAATCAAAGACATGCTTGATCATCACAATCATTATGCCCAAAAGTTTCGAATGGCAAGGGACAAATTGCATTCTACTGCAGTTCCAGACCTAAAGATCAAACTGATTAGTCAAAGACAAACAGACGGAAGGTTGTATAACTTACCAACTACCACTGAAGTTGTTGCTTtgattgttggtgatgaacactAAACTGATAAAAGAGATATTATAATAGAAAAACAATCCAGACTTCTGAAGAGAATACATGAACTTCATCCTGCATATTTGCCTTTGCAATATCCACTTTTATACccaaatgaaaaagatgattaCAAACTAAATATACCTCACAAAGATCATGCCAATATACATACTGCAAAGAGGAAACAAGTCACATTgcacaaatatttttgttaccGGCTACAGTCAAGAACCAACGAAGCACAGACTATACTTCATTCCAGAAGATTATTTCAGCAATGGATTGTTGATGGATATTGTATGATTGAAtctcaaaaactaaattatgtCAGACAGCATCAACAACAACTTAGGGTTGacaaatacataaatttaactgGCTCTAATGATCATCCTGAAACACTTGGTAAGGACAAAGGAAAGAGAATCATACTGCCAAGTAGTTTTGTTGGTAGTCAAAGATATATGAAGCAACTGTATTTTGATGGCATGACAATTTGTGGACATCTTGGATTTCTAGACTTATTCTTAACAATGACATGTAATCCAACATGGCCAGAAATACAACGCAAGGTCACACAATCCAATCTGACCCCCAATAATTGCCCTGATATTATCACACgagttttcaaaataaaactcaatCAATTGATGGATGACTTAAAACATGGCAATATCTTTGGTAACATTATTGGATGTAAGTGATAAAAAATTCTATGACTTTTTTCCTACTTTCTAAATTGATGTTTATAATATAACTGATGCAAGTTTATTACAGATATTTATACAATTGAGTGACAAAAAAGAGGATTGCCACATGCCCacattttcatctttcttcACCCTTCAAACAAGTTACCAAATCCAGAAAATATTAATCAAATCATTTCAGCAGAAATACCTGACAAACACACCCAGccataattatttgaaattgtCTCAAACCATATGATGCATGGACCATGTGGGtttgcaaataaaaaatcaccatGTATGGTCAATGGAAAGTGCATTagatgttttccaaaaaaattccaTGGAGCAACAATTGTTGACCAGGATGGATTCCCagtttataggagaagaaatgaTGGACatacaataatgaaaaatggAATTGAACTAGATAACAGATTTGTTGTACCATACAATCCACAACTCTTATTAAAGTATAAAACACACCTAAATGTGGAATGGTGTAATCAAAGTACATCCATTAAATATCTGTTAAAATACATCAACAAAGGTTCTGACCGTATCACAGCTGCTCCTGGAAATCATCACAATAGCAATGGTGACAACACTCAGGTTCAAGATGAAATTAAACAATATCTTGATTATAGGTATCCTTCTATTCTCACCTGATTCAATTAACAAAAtcatttaacataaattaatttagttgatcTTATATATTTAACTCAAACTTACCAACATCTGATTCTATCTTCAACAATATATGTATGCTACTTTAATCATTAGATATGTATCTCCGCCAGAAGCATGTTGGAAAATTTTTGCATTCCCAATGCATGTGCGTTCCCCAGCAGTGGAGCGGCTATATTTCCACCTTGAAAATCAACAACATGTTTACTGGACAGATGATCAACAAATAGGTGAAGTCCTatcaaaaaacacaatcaaagaATCCATGTTCACAGCCTTGATGCATTCtaacaaaatatattcttaTGGACGGGATATTACATATCATCAATATATCTCAAGATTTGTTTATGTCGCCCGCAAAAGATGCTGGCAACCAAGAAAACAAGGGAATACAATAGGCAGACTCATATGGGTCCCACCTTCAGTTGGTGAACTGTTTTACCTTAGAATGATGCTATTCACTGCCAAAGGTGCACAGTCTTACAGTGACATTAGAACAATCAATGGTGTGGTATATCCTACATTTAGGGAAGCATGTTTTGCAAAAGGCTTTCTAGGTAGTGATCAAGAATTTATTAGTGCTTTACAAGAAGCTAATAATTGGGGTACTGCACACTACctaagaaaattatttgtcaAGCTTTTATTTATGAACACCATGGACAGACCAGAATATGTTTGGCAACAGACATGGCAATGGATTGCAGATGATATCACATTCAATCAAAGAAAACAAGGTCATTTTATATATTcgaaataattattgtttactCATAATCATTATGTTTCTTATTTTACTAATCACAGGTATTCGCCTTACTGTAAAGGAAACAATCCATTTATGCTTGACTGAGATTGAGAATATGTTACAAGCCAACAGAAGGAGCTTGCGAGATTTTCCATCCATGCCATACCCAATAGGATATGCACGCAACCAACAACATAATAATCTGATCCATAATGAAATGGCATATGACAAAGAAATGCTAGCAGAACAATACAACACATCATACCAATTGCTCACAGGTATTCACAAATTATGACATATTTGATTCAGCAACTCCTCAATCACAATAGTGTATATTACTATTTGttaatatgtgaatatataattaCAGATGAGCAAAAAACTATTGTCGATACCATTATGCGTGTAGTTAACACTCAATTAGCTGCAGTTTACTTTCTCTATGGATATGGTGGAACTGGCAAAAAATTTGTTTGG is a window encoding:
- the LOC100819508 gene encoding uncharacterized protein — translated: MLFTAKGAQSYSDIRTINGVVYPTFREACFAKGFLGSDQEFISALQEANNWGIRLTVKETIHLCLTEIENMLQANRRSLRDFPSMPYPIGYARNQQHNNLIHNEMAYDKEMLAEQYNTSYQLLTDEQKTIVDTIMRVVNTQLAAVYFLYGYGGTGKKFVWTTLSSAIRSNGGIVYTVASSGIVSLLLPGGRTAHSKICYTSPCNTKYNMQYSSRQ